The Candidatus Woesearchaeota archaeon DNA segment AGTGCGTATGGTTGGCGGGGATATTCTCAAGTATGGCGCGAAATGTTTGCTGGAGATTGAGAAATACAAAACAGTCCGAAAAGCGACAGTGATCAAGCATCGTTCGTTGCCAGAGCAGAGATCCGTTGTTTTCGAAATTACAGAAAATGGTTTCACTGCGTTTGAAGAGCCGAAGAAAATCGGAACTCCACACAATTTGCCGCAAAAAAAGAGTGTTTCTGAGGAGATTGCGGCAAGATTTCCTGAATTAAAAGACAAAAAAGAGTTTGAAGAAGCAGGGAATATGGGGTAAAACAAGAAGTACTAAAAATAGCTAAACTAGTTAAAACACGCACCAGCAAAGCAAATAAGGGGATTATTTGAGCGTACGACCGAACGGAGTGAGTGTCGTACTTGATCTCGCTTCCAATTGGCGAAAGAATTGACACAATTCATCTCTTTATTTATTAGTGAATAATACATAGAGATTCTAAATAACGGGAAGGCGAGTGAGGGAAGAAGAAAATAAAAAAAGAAAAAACAAGATTATTCCGCCGTAAATTCATCAATGCTGATAGGCATTTGATCGTCTGCTTGAATAACATTGCGTGCTTTCAAGTATTCTTTTGCAAGAACATAAAAGACTAAGCCAAGGCTTTTCTTTCCTTTGTTATTGCATGGTAAAACAAGGTCAATCCCATTAATTTGGTTGTTTGTATCACACAATGCAATGACAGGAATACCTACTTTGAGTGCGTCAAGAACAGCGTTTCTGTCAGGCCATGCGTCTGTAACCAAAATAACTTTTGTTTCCATGAATGTTTCAAGGTTTGGGTTGGTTAAGATTCCTGGTGGGTATCTCCCTGCGAAGAATTTTGCTCCAGTCGCTTTCCCGAAGAGTTTGACTGCGCGCCAGCCGTTTTCTCGTCTACTAATGATAAGAATGTCTTCTGGTGCGTATTGCGCGAGAAGGTTTGCGACAACGCGCAAGCGATCATTAATTTTTTCAAGGTTCAAAACGCTTAATCCATCTGGTCGTGTTTTGTAAATAAAACCAGCCATTTGTTTTGTTCTGAATTTTGTTCCGATGTGAATTCCTGATTTCAAGTATGCCTTGGAATCCACAAGCATGTTTTCTTCTGCCATAATATTCTCCTCACGTTTGTTTTTGGTAAAGTAATAAGAAATATTTCCTATTACTTCATATTCTCACCCTGAAGTGCCAGAAAAGTCCATACTAAGTATGCTTATCTTCTCTGTGGGTAATGAATAACTGAAATAAGGTTTGGTTTATAAATGTTTACAGAATTTTATAAGAAATAAGTAAAAAAATAAAGAAAAAAAGAACAAACTTATTGCTGTTCTTCTTGTTGTTGTTCGTCGCCGAAATCTTCGCTTTCTTCTCCCTGAGGAACTTCTTCCTCTTGTGGAGCAGCTTCAGCAGGTTGTTCTGAAGATGGTTCAGGAGTGCCTTGTGCTTCTCCGATAACTTCAGCAAATCCTACTTTTCGTAAGACTTTAGTTACTCTGATACGAACAGTATCGCCTTGTTTTGTGTTTGGAACAAAAAGTACGAATCCTTTTTTCTTGCAGATACCGTCTCCTTTTTCTCCAACTGCTTCGATGGTAACATCCATTTCTTCACCAACTTTCACTGGTGCGAATGATGCTCCTCCACCCATTGGGCTGCGTGGTCTGTTTCCAAAGCCGCCGCCATAACTACTTCTTCCTCTACTTTCATCATTTCCGTACATACTTTCACCTATCTAATTTGTTGCGCATAGCACGCTGAGAATGAGAATATATTCATTCTATATAAAGATTGTTGTGTTTAAGGACCGCCCCGTTTTCCTCTGTTGCGAATAGTTCGTGCGCTAAAGTCCGTTGACTTCTCAGAAACAGCGTTTGCAAGATTCTTGTTTCCAGAAGTTCCTTTAAATCTATTTTTTTCATCTGCTTTTTCTTTGTATGTTACCATGAAGAGCACCTCTTTTTAAATCTCTCTGTCCCTCTAAGCTTGGCTTCTATTTAAACTTTTCATTTTCAAGGTACAGTGATTAACTTTATAACTTGGGTGCGTTTTACATTTTTGATGATTGATCTCAAACAAGTGCAAAAGGAAATTGAAGCATCTCATCTTTTCCAAAACTGGAAAAAAGAGCAGCAGGGATACCTCGTTCATTTTTTTTGTATGAATGAAAAAGAAGTACAAGTGGGCTATTATGATGAGAAAAAGGATGTCATTGCA contains these protein-coding regions:
- a CDS encoding 30S ribosomal protein S2; this encodes MAEENMLVDSKAYLKSGIHIGTKFRTKQMAGFIYKTRPDGLSVLNLEKINDRLRVVANLLAQYAPEDILIISRRENGWRAVKLFGKATGAKFFAGRYPPGILTNPNLETFMETKVILVTDAWPDRNAVLDALKVGIPVIALCDTNNQINGIDLVLPCNNKGKKSLGLVFYVLAKEYLKARNVIQADDQMPISIDEFTAE
- a CDS encoding TRAM domain-containing protein, which translates into the protein MGGGASFAPVKVGEEMDVTIEAVGEKGDGICKKKGFVLFVPNTKQGDTVRIRVTKVLRKVGFAEVIGEAQGTPEPSSEQPAEAAPQEEEVPQGEESEDFGDEQQQEEQQ